DNA from Pelobacter propionicus DSM 2379:
GCATAGTACGAAGTTGCGGATATGTGTTTGAAATAGGTGCAAAAGAGGAACGTGTCGGGCGGTAGCGGAATGTAATCCCGCGAGTTCACTGCCAATGCGATCTGAGGCACGACCAGCAGCGCACACAGCAGCGCGGAAACGAACATCTTCTTCATGGATACACCTCCCCAGTAATCTCATCGTTATGTAATGGTAGTGACGCTGATGAATCCCCTTTTCATTCCATTGCAGGGGCGCGGGGCACTCCTGCGCGACTGTCATCTGCTCCCGCCATATCCCCTGCCCTTCCCCCTTTCCCCCATCCCGATGAGGGGAGGGAAAGGGGGAAGGGCCACCTGACGCGCGCCTTACATCGCCTCGGTGTACAGCCTGGTCAGGTCGTCCAGCTTTATGGTGCGGGGATTGAAGAGACAGCAGATGTCCTTGATGGCGTTTTCGGCCAGTGTGGGAATGTCGCTCGTCTTGACACCGATTTCCGAGAGACCGGCGGGGATACCCACCGCGGCGGAGAGTTTGCGGATGGCTTCCACGCCCCTCTCGGCAGCCTCCATGGGCATCAGTCCGGTGGTGTCCACCCCCATGGCCTGGGCGATATCGGCGTAGCGCTGGGGACAGGCGATCAGGTTGAAACTGCAACCGTGGGGGAGCAGGATAGCGTTGCAGACGCCGTGGGGCTTGTTGAGCAGGGCGCCCGGCTGATGCGCCATGGCATGAACGATGCCGATGCCGGCGTTGCTGAATGCCATGCCTGCCAGATATTCGGCGTACGCCATCTTGTCCCGGGCCTCAAGGTTGCTGCCGTTGGCAACGGCCTGGGGAAGATATTCCGCGATAAGCTTGATGGCCGCAATGGCGCAGGCATCGGTGACCGGGTTCGCGAGAGCCGCCACATACGCCTCCACCGCATGGGTGAGTGCGTCCATGCCGGTTGAGGCGGTCAATGGCGCAGGGAGGCCGACCATCAGGGCCGGATCGTTGATTGCGATGGTGGCGGTAATCCTGGGGCTGGCAAAGATCATCTTCACATGAATATCGCTGTTGGTAATGACGGCAAACGATGTCATCTCACTGGCGGTGCCGGCGGTGGTGTTGATGGCAATAAAGGGGGGCAGCGCATTCTTGAAGGTATCAACTCCGGCGAAATCACGGATATCACCGTCATTTGTGGCAACAATTCCGATCCCTTTGGCGCAGTCATGGGAACTGCCCCCACCAAGGCTCACGAGCATGTCACAGTTGTTTTCGCGATACACCTTGATCCCGGCCCGCACGTTCAGATCGGTGGGGTTTGGTTCCGCACCACTGAAAATGACACACTGGACACCGTCAACCTCGAGCAGTTGTTTCATCCGATCGGCAACGCCAAGATCCGCCATGCCCTTATCGGTAACGAGCAGCGCTTTGGTACCCTTGAGAAACTGAGCGCAAGGTCCCAGTTCCTTTACAGCGCCGATACCCATCTTCGTTATTGCGGGGATATAAAAGTTGTATACCTGTTCAGCCAATGCCATGGTCTGTTTCCTCCTCGTCGGTATGGTTCGTTATCCGGATTGTCGCGCCACGCTCACGGCTCATTTCCCACCGCTGACAGCACGTACATTCAAAGGAACCCATCCCCCCTTTCCTTCACAAATGTGATGCGGCCTGGCTGGTCGTACGGAGTGGCACGCCAAAGGTGACGCCCATGGATTGCAGAGATCATGCCGCAGGGCATAAATAAATTGTCAGGCAAAACAGTCAGTTAAAACGAGTTGTCGTCACATAAAACAGAGAGGGGTGAAAAAAAACTTACAGGATGGGAGGACAAAACGGCTCGAGCGGAGAGGAAAGCGGGCCAGGAGTGGAATGGGCGACGGTGTCGTCAATGGTGACAGGTGTAAAAAAAGTTTCATCCCCCCCGGCCATGGCAGGCGCAGAGAACCGAGATGATGCAACGGGGATATGACCGGTGGGTTCAGGGGAGGTTTTCCCTGTTCTTGCGCAGGCGCTTGTTCAGGGTCTGGCGGGTGAATCCCAGCAGTGAGGCGGCAATCCCCTGATTGCCGTTGGCAAGCTTCATGGCTTCGTCCACCAGGTACTCCTCCACCTCGCGCACCGTGGGAAGCCTGTCCAGCGCCTGCCGCAACCCGTCCACCACACCCTTTACCGGAAGGGAAGCGGAGGCCGGCGGTGCAGAGCGGATTCCAATGTGCTCCCTGAAGCGCTCCAGGGAGAGGACGCCGCTGCCGTGGCGGGCCACGGCGTCGAAGATGAGCGCCTTCATCTCGCGCACGTTGCCGGGAAAATCATACAGGGAGAGGAGGGTGACCAGTTCCGGGGGGTAGGACGGCTTCTTCTTTTTCAGCTCCTGTGCCGACTCCTCCAGAAAATGGTTCAAAAGCACCGAAATATCCTCCGCACGCTTCCGCAGGGGGGGAAGTTGAACCTGATGGGTGCAGAGCCTGAAGTAGAGGTCGTTGCGGAACTTCCCCGTCGCGGTCAGTTCCCGGAGATCCCTGTTGGTTGCCACGATGACGCGGGCATCGCTGACCAGCGGCATGTCGGAACCGACCTGGTAGTACTCCTGTTCCTGGAGCAGGCGCAGGAGCTTGACCTGGGATACCTCGTGCAGGTCACCGATCTCGTCCAGAAACAGGGTCCCGCCCGAGGCCTGGGCTATCAGGCCGGCCCGGGCCTGGTCCGCGCCGGTAAAGGCCCCCTTCTTGTGGCCGAAGAGGGTGTCGGAAAACATGTTGTCGTCCAGACCGGCAGCGTTGACCGGCACGAATTTCCCCTTGAGCCCACTTGCCGTGTGGATCGCCTTGGCGATCAGCTCCTTGCCGGTGCCGGTCTCGCCGTTGATGATCACCGGCTGCCGCGATCTGGCGATGACCTCGCAGTACTGGAAGATGGCCGACATCTTTGGACTAACCGAGACCAGGGCGGAAAAGGCGCCGGGATTCTCGATGCGGTTACTGAGCAGGTGCTCTCGCAGTTGGGACACTTGGTTCTTCAGACTGCTGATCTCCAGCGCCCTCTTCACACAGGAGACCAGGCGGGCATTCTCCACCGGCTTCACCAGGTAGTCGAAGGCACCCCCCTTCATGCAGTCGACGGCAATATCGACCTCGTCGGCCGCGGTCATGACAATCACCGGAATGTGGGGATAATCGCGGCTGAGCAGGGTCAGCAGCTCCCTGCCGGACACATACGGCATGAACAGGTCCAGGACGATCAGGTCGATCGTCTCCTTTTCCAGCAGCGACAGTACCCGTCGGCTGTCATCCAGGGTGCGTATCTCCCTGAAACCGGCAAAACGGAGCAGGGATTCGGAAGAAAACAGGATGTGCTGCTCGTCATCCACGATCAGGATGGTGAAGGTGGCGCCGTCGGTCATGGTAACCCGTTCTCCTCAGGTTCGAAACGCAGGGCCGGTATTCTGACATAAAACACGGTGCCCTTCCCCGGACTGGAATCGCACTCGATGATGCCGTTGTGCTCTTTGACAATGGTGAAGTTGATGGAAAGCCCCAGGCCGGTTCCGCCCCGGTCCAGCTTGGTGGTGAAAAAGGGATCGAAAATGGCCTTCTGCACCTCCTCGGTCATGCCGATCCCCTGATCCTCGACCCTGATGGTGATCTGTTCCAGGTACTGGGAATAGGAGGTCTGGATGGAAACCGCCCGGTCCCGGGAGGGAAGCGACTCAAGGGCGTTCATGGTCAGGTTGACAATCACCTGTTCCAGCTGGCGGAAACGCCCCCTGACCGGCGGAAGCGCCTTGTCCAGGCTGCAGCTGAAATTGTCGGTGTGCTGCTTGATCTTGTTGTGCAGCATGGAGAGCGCCGCCTCGATGACCTTGTTGATGTCCACCGGCTTGTCGAGACGGGTCTTTTCCTGACGCGCGAAATCCTTCAGACCGGTGACGATCCCCTTGATACGGTAGGCCCCTTCCGTAAGACCGGTGAGCATTTTGGGGATCATGGCCGCCGCCTCGCCGTAGCCCAGCTTGCCCAGGAAGAATTCGCCGTTCTCCTCGGCGTAGCGGGTGAGAACCCGGTTGATCTCGGGCCAAATGTCGCTCAGGAACTGGGCATTGGAGAGGATATAGTTGTTGGGATTGTTGATCTCGTGGGCGATTCCCGAGGCCAGGGTGCCGATCGCCGCCATCTTGTTGGCCTGGAGGAGGCGCTCCTGCATGATCCTGTTCTCCTCTTCGGCGGCCTTTCGCGCCGATATGTCACGCACCACCGCCAGGACCTTGTACTCCCCCCCGATCACGGCTCCTTTCATGTTCACCTCGACCCAGAAGAGGCGTCCGGACCTGTCCTTGGCCAGCCATTCGAACAGGTGGGACTGGTCTCTCTTGGTCTTCCAGATCAGTTTCATCAAATCCTGGAAAGTATAGGGGGGGAATCCGGCGCTCAACTGTTCCACGTTGAGCAGCAAAACCTCCTCGCGCAGGTAGCCGTACATCTGGCACATCTTCAGGTTGACATCCAGCATGGCGCCGGTTTCCACGTCGAACACGAAGGTGGCGTCATTGGCCGCATCGAAAATGGCGCGGTAATTGGCCTCGGATTCCCTGAGCGCCTGCTGCGCCTGCTTGCGCTCGCTGATATCGGCCATGATCGCCACGTACCCGATGGTGCCCCCCTCGCTGTTCAGCATGGGGGCCGTTGACAGGCTGACGTCGATGAAATGGCCATCCCGGTGCAGCCGCCTCGTCTCCATGGATTGACGCTCCTCCCCCCGGTTCAGGCGGCGGATATTCTCCTTGAGTTCCTCCATCAGTTCGATGGAGACGATGGGATAGGATTTGCCGAGCACCTCGTCTATCTTCCAGCCAAACATCCGCTCGGCAGCCGGGTTCCAGAGAGTCAGGTTCAGGTCCAGGTCCAGGGTGAGTATGGCAGGCGGCGATGCGTTGACCAGCGCTTCCAGCATCTGGTTTGCCCCGCGAAGGGCGTCTTCGGCATGCTTGCGGTCGGATATGTTGCGCAGGTATTCGCCGGCCATGACCACAGTGCCGGATGCATCGAAAATGGGGAAGGCGTGAATCTCCAGATAGCCGACCCTGGGATTGAATTTCTCGGCGACGATGCTCATGCCGGTTTCGAATACCTGCACCAGATGGCAGGGGTCGCAGCGGCCGTTCAGATCGGGATAATAGACCTCATAGCAGTGCCTGTTCTGCTTGCGCCGGTTGGGAGCGGCATACTCATGCCCTCCCCTCCAGTTGCTGTAGACGATCTTGAAATCAGTATCGACCACGGAGATCAGGTCGGGAATCGCCTGCAGGATGCTGTGCATCAGCTGTTTCGGCGATGAGCAGCCACTGTTCCGTGAAGCATCCACGCCATATCCTCCTCATTGGGGATTGAAGCAGTGTTCTACCCTAATCCGCGCAAGACGGAACCATACAGGGGTACTACCCAGCGCCTATGGCCGTAAGGCGACCGGTTCGTCCAGCACGATCAGGTACCCGTCCGGGTCGAAGCACCAGAGTTCCTTGACGCCGTACGGCTTGAGTTCCAGGGGGTAGAGGATCTCCAGATCCTCCTCCAGGATGGCGTCGTTGATTCCCTCGATATCCTTGACACTGAAATGCAGGGTCGCACCGATGCCGCGGGGGAACATGCCCAGGCGCTGCTCCAGCACCGGATGGGCCCTGATAACGTCGCTCTCGTCCACGAAGATGACGGTGATCTCCCCCATGTCCAGCATGAGGTGATCCGGCGCGCCGGGGGTGGTGAAGGAGCGCTGCACCGGGAGTTCCAGGATTCCGGCGTAGAACGCCTCGGTTACCGCCAGGTCAGCCACGGAGAACTGGATGGAATGACGGGAGCGATGCACGTTCATCTACACCCCCCCGAACAGGTATGAGGCATAGCCGGACAGGCGCGAGAGCCAGTTGGAGAAGAGCAGGATTCCGATCAGCATGAGAAAGACTCCGGTTATGATTTCAAACAGACGGATGAAACGCTTGAAGCGGTTGAAGAGGGAGAGGAACTGGTGCAGCGCCAGGGAAGAGAGCAGAAACGGGATGCCCAGCCCCAGGGAGTAGAGCAAGAGCAGGATGATCCCCTGGGCAACCCTCGCCTCGTTGGCCGCAACCATCAGGATGGATGCCAGGATCGGGCCGATGCAGGGGGTCCAGCCGGCGGCGAACACCAGGCCGACCAGGAAGCTCCCCGCGTAGCCTGCGGGCTTGTTGCGCACGCTGATGCGTTTCTCCCCCAGCAGCAGCCTGAGCGGCACCAGACCGGTGACATGGGCACCGAAAAGGAAGATCAGCAGGCCGCCGATCTTCCGGATGGCGGCGGCATGCTGCTGCAGCAGGGAACCGATCATGGTGGCCGAGGCGCCCAGGAGGACGAATACCGCGGTAAAGCCTATGATGAAGCAGATGGAGTGAAGAAAGGTTTTTCTGCGCACCAGGTGCGAGGGATGCTGCTCCTGGAGATCGGCGAAGGAGAGTCCGGTGATGTAGGTGATGTACGAGGGAATCAGTGGCAGGACGCAGGGGGAGAGAAAGGAGAGCAGGCCGGCGACGAACGCGCCGGCATAGGTTACGTCCTGGGTATGGATCATGGTCAGCGCACACCCCCCTACTTCTTCATCAGGTCCTCAAGAAAGGCAATTGTATCGGGAGCATCCCAGGCAAGGGGACCGATGATCTTTTTGACGACGATGCCGCTTTTGTCGATGACAAAGGTCTCCGGAACGCCGCTGACGCCGTAGACGCTGGCAGCCTTGCCCTGGGCGTCGGTGTAGGCCGGCAGCAGAAAGCCGTGAGCGCGAAAGAACTCCTCTATGGCCGTTTTGCCCCCCTCGTCCAGGGAGACGGCAACCATCTGGAACGGCTTGCCGGCCATGGAGGCGTTGAGCCTCATCATGGAGGGGATCTCTTCCCGGCAGGGGGGGCACCAGGTGGCCCAGAAGTTAAGCAGCACCACCTTCCCCTTCAGCTGGGAGAGCCGCAGGCTGCCGCCGTTTAAGTCGCTGACAACGATCTCCGGGGCGGGCCTGTTTTCGGCGGCCGTGAAAGCAGCTCCTTCGATCCCCTGTTCGTTCCGCTGGCAGGCCATGGTCAGCGCGGCCAGGATTGCCAGCGCCAGCAGACAGAGACGTTTCTTCATGCACCCTCCCCGTGGCGAACCGGGTTTCTCACTTGCTGCGGGTAACCACATACCCGGCCAGATCCAGCAGCGCATCCGCCACCGGGCCGGAAGCGAACAGGCTCAACGAGTCAGCGCAGCCCTGGATGTAGCGCCGCGCGGCATCCACGGTATAGTCGATGCCGCCGTAGCGCTGCACCAGCCCCGACACCTGGCGGAATTCGTCCAGGGTCATCTCGTCCTTTTCAACAACTGTCGCGATCTGGTCGCGCTCCGAGGGAGTGCAGTGACGCAGGACATGGATCAGGGGCATGGTGATCTTCCCCTCCTCCAGGTCGTGGCCGATGCTCTTGCCGAACTCCTCTTCGGTGGCGATGTAGTCCAGCGTGTCGTCCATGAGCTGGAAAGCGATGCCCAGATTCATGCCGAAATCGGAGAGTGCCTGGCGCCGCTCCGGCGCCGCTCCCCCCAGAATCGCCCCGGCCTCGCAGGCCGCGGACATGAGAATGGCGGTCTTGGAGCGTACCACATCGATGTAGCGCTCCTCGGTCAGCTCCAGTTCGCCGGTGCAGAGCAGCTGCATGACCTCGCCCTCGGCGATCACCGTGGTCGCGTCGGAGAGCACCTTGAGGATATCCAAGCTGCCGACCGCAACCATCAGGGAGAAGGATTTGGAGAAGAGGAAGTCGCCCACCAGCACGGAGGCTTCATTGCCCCAGAGGGTGTTGGCCGAGGCCAGGCCGCGCCGCAGGGTGGCGCTGTCCACAACGTCGTCGTGGAGCAGGGTGGCGGTGTGGATGAACTCTATGACGCTGGCCAGGGGAACGGCCTTGTCTCCCTGGTAGTCGCACAGGCGAGCAGCCAAAAGCAGCAGTGCCGGCCTGACGCGTTTGCCGCCGCTGGAGAGCACGTACTCGCCAACCTTGCGGATCAGGGGAACATCGGACTCCAGGTCCGTGCGGAATTGCTGTTCGACTCGCTTCAAATCGTCGCCGATGATATTCAGTGCAGCTTGCATCCGGTCGTCCTTGTGGGAAAAAGATTCGTCATAGTACTGGAATCAAAACGGTTTTGTCAAAGTATTTCTGGCAGTTACAGCGCCGTCAGCGGGGAGGCGGCCTATCGTACCGGTATGGGAGGACAAAATCAGCGTGTCGTACGGCCCCTGTGCTCCCCTTGGCAGAGATGGGCGATCATTTCAGCATCCATGCAGAGCGCGGCAGGAATCAGGGTGTCGATCTCGTTATGCGCTGTTCCCAGGATCCTGGTGGTCATTTCCCGGAACAGCAGCAGCTCTTGGGCAAACAGTTCCTTGAAGGGGTGGCGCAGGTCCGGCAGGCTGCGGGGGTCTTGGTCGATGAAATTCATCGTGCACCAGTCGTCGAAGAGTTCCTCACCCGAGCTGTCGATCAGGGGGATTCCGTTCAGGCGGCAGGTCATGGGACGGTGCTCGTAGACCAGGCAGACCCCCTGCTCGGAGAGCAGCACGCAGGGGGTCTCGTCATCTTCGGGCATGATGCCGTCCCACTCTTCCTCGGGGATCGGGTTGAGCAGCCAGGGTTCACTGAACCGGGGCCAGCGCTCTTCGATGCCGTGGAGGCGGGAGAGCGCCTTGCGGCGGATGTCGAGCTTCACCCTGTCCGGCAAAAGGTCGAAGCCTTGTCGCAGATAGAGGGCATCCAGCAGGGTGATGTCGAACAGGCCACGGCAGCAGGAGGAACAGCCCCTGTTGCAGGCGATCAGGTCGCCGTGCCTGTCCAGGCAGGCGGCGAACCAGCTGTCAACCTCCCGCAGCAGGATCCCGTATCGTTCCAGCAGATCATCCACGCCGATTCACCGCCCTTCCGCTTACATGTAGACCATGATCTTCAGATCTATGGTGCCTTCGGCGTTCCTGAAGGGGATGGTGACCCCCTTGCATTGGACGTTGATGCTGGTTACCTCGTTTTCCTCGGGTGGTTCCGAGATGGCGCGCAGCTGTCCCGAGATCACCAGGGGGAGCCCCAGGGCGACACTGCCGTACTGCTCGTGATACTTGGTCTTGAAGGCACCGGCAATGTTGTTGGCCAACTCTCCCACGGCATCGCGGATACACTCGTCTTCCGCCTCGTCAACCATCAGGAGTTCCTTGGCCACGATCTGGGCCGACTTCTTGTCCGTGGCGATGATGATGTAGCCGACCCGGTCACCGGCTATGCCGACGATACCGGTGACATCGGAATCAACCGGGTCGACGCGCCTCTCCACCTTGCCGGCCAGCAGGTCGATGTTCATGTAGCTCTTGAACGTGTCCTGGGTAGCCGACATGACCGTGAACATGATTTCTTCAAAGGTAATGGATGCCAAACCGATGCCCTCCTTGTGTGTGATACATGATCCGCCAATTCTAGCGTACGGCGCGTTTTTCACAGATCCGCGGCGCCATTCATAGATACAGTCAGCCCAATGGCGCTGGATACGCCCTGAATCACTCCCACTCGATGGTGGCGGGCGGCTTGCTGGAGATGTCGTACACCACCCGGTTGACCCCCTTGACCTCGTTGATGATCCTAGCACTGATGCGGGCCATGTCTTCGTAGGGGAGCGGGTACCAGCTGGCGGTCATGAAGTCTTTGGTTTCCACCGCCCGCAGGGCCACCACATACTCGTAGGTGCGGCCGTCGCCCATGACCCCCACGCTCTTCACCGGCAGGAACACGGCAAAAGCCTGGCTGATCTTGTGGTAATGGTCGGAGGAGTAGAGCTCCTCGATGAAGATGGCATCCGCCCTGCGAAGGATGTCGGCGTACTCCTTCTTCACCTCTCCCAGGATGCGCACGGCCAGTCCCGGCCCGGGGAAAGGGTGGCGCCAGACCATCTGATGGGGGAGCCCCAGCTCCTCGCCGATGGCGCGCACCTCGTCCTTGAACAGTTCGCGCAGCGGTTCCAGGAGCTTGAGCTTCATGTACTCCGGAAGCCCGCCCACGTTGTGGTGGCTCTTGATGTTGTGGGCCTTGCCGGTCTTGGCCCCGGCCGACTCGATAACGTCCGGGTAGATGGTCCCCTGGGCCAGCCAGCGGGCGTCCTCGATGCGGTTGGACTCCTCGTCGAAGATCTCCACGAACAGGCTGCCGATGATCTTGCGCTTTTTCTCCGGATCGCTCTCCCCGGCCAGGGCGCTTAGGAAACGCTCCTCGGCGTTGACCCGGATCACCTTGACCCCCAGGTTTTCGGCAAAGGTGCGCATCACCTGGTCACCCTCCTCCAGGCGCAGCAGGCCGTTGTCCACGAAGACGCAGGTCAGCTGGTCGCCAATGGCCCGATGGATCAATGCGGCAGCCACCGACGAGTCCACCCCGCCGGAAAGCCCCAGGATCACCCGTTCGCTGCCCACCTGTTCTTGGATGCGGGTAACGGCATCCTCGATGATCTGGCCGGGTGTCCAGTGACCGGTGCAGCCGCAGATGGCACGCACAAAGGTGTCGATCAGCTGGTCGCCGCGGGGGGTGTGGTTGACCTCGGGATGGAACTGCACCCCGTACAGGTTGCGGCTCACATCCTGGATGGCGCAGACCGGGGCGTTCTCCGTGTAGGCCACCACCTGGAATCCGTCCGGCACGCGGGAGACGTGGTCGCCATGACTCATCCAGACCGGGCTCGCCCCCCCCACGAAGAAGCCGTCGAACAGCTGGCCGGGCTGGCCGGAACAAAGCAACTCGGCGTGGCCGAACTCGCGCTTGCCGGCAGGCACCACTTCTCCGCCGAAGTGGCGGCTCATGAGCTGCATGCCGTAGCAGATCCCCAGCACCGGAACTCCCAGCTCGAACAGCTCCTCGGCAACTGCCGGCGCTCCCGGCTCGTAGACCGATTTGGGGCCGCCGGACAGGATGATGCCCGAGGGATTGAAGGCGCGGATGGCCGCCATCTCCATGTCAAAGGGGTGCAGTTCGCAGAACACGTGGGCCTCGCGCACCCGCCGGGCGATCAGCTGGGTGTACTGGGAGCCGAAATCGAGGATCAGGATCTTCTGGCTGTGGATGTCAGTTTTCATGGGTCAGTTTCCCACCCTGTAGTTGGGCGCTTCCTTGGTGATGGTGACGTCATGCACGTGGGATTCCTTGAGGCCGGCGCCGGTGATGCGTATGAAGCGCGCCTTCCGTTGCAGCTCGTCGATGCTGGCGCAACCGGTGTAGCCCATGCCGGAGCGGAGCCCCCCCAAGAGCTGGTGGATGTTGGCCGAGAGCGGTCCGCGCTGCGGCACCATCCCCTCGATCCCCTCGGGAACCAGCTTGACATCGTCCCCCACGTCGGACTGGAAGTAGCGATCCTTGCTGCCGTCCTGCATGGCGCCGATGGAGCCCATGCCGCGGTAGCTCTTGTAGGTGCGCCCCTGGTAAAGCACCGTATCGCCCGGCGATTCCTCGGTGCCGGCAAAGAGCGATCCGATCATGACGCAGTCGGCGCCGGCGGTGATCGCCTTGGGCAGGTCGCCGGAGTACTTGATGCCGCCGTCGGCGATGACCGGTACCCCATGCTTGTGGGCAACGCGGGAGCAGTCCATGATGGCGGTGATCTGCGGCACGCCCACGCCGGCCACCATGCGGGTCGTACAGATGGAGCCGGGCCCGATGCCGACCTTGATGCCGTCGGCGCCGGCCTTGATCAGCGCCTCGGCCGCCTCGGCGGTGGCGATGTTGCCGGCGATGATCTCCACGCCGGGGAAGGTGGACTTGGCACGCATGATGGCCTCGATCACCCCCTGGGAATGGCCGTGGGCCGTGTCGATGACGATCACGTCGGCCCCGGCCTTGAGCAGCGCATCCATGCGCGCTTCCATGTCATCGGTGGGGCCCACCGCGGCGCCCACACGCAGGCGCCCCAGGCTGTCCTTGCAGGAATTGGGGTACTTCTTGACTTTCTCGATATCCTTGATGGTGATCAGCCCCTTGAGGAAACGATCGTTGTCCACCACCAACAGCTTCTCCACCCGGGTGTGCTTGAGGTGCTCCTTGGCCTGCTCCAGGGTCGTCCCCACCGCTACCGTCACCAGGTTGCGCTTGGTCATGCGGGCAGAGATCGGCAGATCGTAATCGGTCTCGAAGCGCAGGTCCCGGTTGGTCAGGATGCCCACCAGCTTGCCGTTGGGCTTGGTGATCGGAACGCCGGAGATGCGGTAGCGCGACATTATCTCCAGCGCCTCGCTGATCTTCTGGTTGGGGCGCATGGTGATCGGGTCCACGATCATGCCCGATTCACTCTTCTTGACCTTGTCAACCTCGAAGGCCTGCTGGGCGATGGTGCTGTTCTTGTGGATGATGCCCAGCCCTCCTTCCCTCGCCATGCAGATGGCGGTGCGCGACTCGGTGACCGTGTCCATGGCCGCGCTGACCAGGGGGATGTTCAGCTGGATGTTACGGGAGAGCCGCGTGGAGAGATTGGCATCGCGGGGGAGAACCAGAGAGTGGGCTGGAATAAGGAGGACATCGTCAAAGGTGAGACCTTCGGTCAGTTTGTCGAGGGACATGGATCAGCTCCTGGCGCAAGAAAATTTTACAGAAGTTAGTACGGCGAACCGGGCAAGTCAAGGTAAAAGTTGTCGCAGCAGCGCCCACCCCAAAAAATAATATCGTTTTAAATCAATCAGTTGAAAAACGCAGCCTGGCCATAAGCCGCCCGCAGGTGTAGCCTTTCGGGGTTTACCTGTCCGCAACGCCCGGGCCAAGGCGTTTCAGGCCAGGCATTATTCCACCGGGCATGCTCGACGGGAACGGCGCTACTCT
Protein-coding regions in this window:
- a CDS encoding chemotaxis protein CheX; amino-acid sequence: MASITFEEIMFTVMSATQDTFKSYMNIDLLAGKVERRVDPVDSDVTGIVGIAGDRVGYIIIATDKKSAQIVAKELLMVDEAEDECIRDAVGELANNIAGAFKTKYHEQYGSVALGLPLVISGQLRAISEPPEENEVTSINVQCKGVTIPFRNAEGTIDLKIMVYM
- the guaA gene encoding glutamine-hydrolyzing GMP synthase, with amino-acid sequence MKTDIHSQKILILDFGSQYTQLIARRVREAHVFCELHPFDMEMAAIRAFNPSGIILSGGPKSVYEPGAPAVAEELFELGVPVLGICYGMQLMSRHFGGEVVPAGKREFGHAELLCSGQPGQLFDGFFVGGASPVWMSHGDHVSRVPDGFQVVAYTENAPVCAIQDVSRNLYGVQFHPEVNHTPRGDQLIDTFVRAICGCTGHWTPGQIIEDAVTRIQEQVGSERVILGLSGGVDSSVAAALIHRAIGDQLTCVFVDNGLLRLEEGDQVMRTFAENLGVKVIRVNAEERFLSALAGESDPEKKRKIIGSLFVEIFDEESNRIEDARWLAQGTIYPDVIESAGAKTGKAHNIKSHHNVGGLPEYMKLKLLEPLRELFKDEVRAIGEELGLPHQMVWRHPFPGPGLAVRILGEVKKEYADILRRADAIFIEELYSSDHYHKISQAFAVFLPVKSVGVMGDGRTYEYVVALRAVETKDFMTASWYPLPYEDMARISARIINEVKGVNRVVYDISSKPPATIEWE
- the guaB gene encoding IMP dehydrogenase, coding for MSLDKLTEGLTFDDVLLIPAHSLVLPRDANLSTRLSRNIQLNIPLVSAAMDTVTESRTAICMAREGGLGIIHKNSTIAQQAFEVDKVKKSESGMIVDPITMRPNQKISEALEIMSRYRISGVPITKPNGKLVGILTNRDLRFETDYDLPISARMTKRNLVTVAVGTTLEQAKEHLKHTRVEKLLVVDNDRFLKGLITIKDIEKVKKYPNSCKDSLGRLRVGAAVGPTDDMEARMDALLKAGADVIVIDTAHGHSQGVIEAIMRAKSTFPGVEIIAGNIATAEAAEALIKAGADGIKVGIGPGSICTTRMVAGVGVPQITAIMDCSRVAHKHGVPVIADGGIKYSGDLPKAITAGADCVMIGSLFAGTEESPGDTVLYQGRTYKSYRGMGSIGAMQDGSKDRYFQSDVGDDVKLVPEGIEGMVPQRGPLSANIHQLLGGLRSGMGYTGCASIDELQRKARFIRITGAGLKESHVHDVTITKEAPNYRVGN